Proteins encoded together in one Lathyrus oleraceus cultivar Zhongwan6 chromosome 5, CAAS_Psat_ZW6_1.0, whole genome shotgun sequence window:
- the LOC127082952 gene encoding uncharacterized protein LOC127082952, protein MNPKVGNGYPSNGEASNNPRQAKGKEVDDEEKELTIEDLETRIWRDKMLLRKMKEERRQGDKCKSYEQLKRKTMTRAQDGILRHMLKMMEACDVRGFIYGIVPENGKPMSGSSDNLRGWWKERVKFDRNGPAAIAKYEEEIGISRMKEVLNGDSAIPYSLQELPDTTLGSLLSSLMQHCEPPQRRFPLDRGIYPPWWPTGKESWWNEMGFSEDPGPPPYRKPHDLKKAWKICVLHAVIKHISPNIQKIKNVVRHSRSLQDKLTAKETAIWVAVINYEERMARNKYPELFASLNSCGTGSNCLLVETNDYDVDIVERRRAKLLSFPKPPSSSDGANSLRVDGSAFVGNGGELNQVQTHLNNVNVSPMNNLDENGANKRKAKELDENHEGYSSINPQFQYRNHGGSAVNNSPPSSNVSVMLPFEVSHKRKCDLGKRSASTSTTHNYEIFSLQEDKNASNNHHFASNNNNRFQMFGVGCSKNRQIVKNDKPAAAAPLDQNVKPAVANQINHHRGNNYSEGEDVSDLMDIINSGLEMKNTTMNVMSAVNMNPPTHAVNQSFEPQMYPASVEQKRNNKRNNSSMPVMNMIPTPGFNQTMQSQMDNNFYGQQGGANSNFNYKVPMNDEVANVPMHANVSTTTATTAFDSQSDDDAYDSYDFIDSPIVGTPNYDLSMLFHK, encoded by the exons ATGAATCCTAAGGTTGGTAACGGTTACCCTTCAAATGGAGAAGCCTCAAACAATCCAAGACAAGCAAAGGGAAAAGAAGTAGATGATGAAGAAAAAGAGTTAACTATTGAGGATCTTGAGACAAGGATATGGAGAGATAAAATGCTACTAAGGAAGATGAAGGAAGAGAGAAGACAAGGTGACAAATGCAAATCATATGAACAATTGAAAAGAAAGACAATGACGCGTGCGCAAGATGGTATCTTAAG ACACATGTTAAAGATGATGGAAGCTTGTGATGTTCGTGGCTTCATCTATGGGATAGTACCTGAGAATGGAAAACCAATGAGTGGTTCTTCGGACAATCTCCGAGGTTGGTGGAAAGAAAGAGTGAAATTCGACAGAAACGGTCCGGCTGCAATTGCGAAGTATGAAGAAGAAATTGGAATATCAAGAATGAAGGAAGTGTTGAATGGTGATTCAGCAATACCTTACTCGTTGCAGGAACTACCTGACACAACGTTAGGTTCGCTTTTATCATCGTTAATGCAACACTGCGAGCCACCGCAGAGACGATTTCCGTTGGACAGAGGAATTTATCCGCCATGGTGGCCAACCGGGAAGGAATCATGGTGGAACGAAATGGGATTTAGCGAAGATCCCGGTCCACCACCGTATAGAAAGCCGCATGATTTGAAGAAAGCTTGGAAGATTTGTGTTCTGCACGCTGTCATCAAACATATATCTCCGAATATTCAGAAGATTAAGAATGTTGTTCGGCATTCGAGGAGTTTGCAAGATAAACTCACTGCTAAGGAAACCGCTATTTGGGTTGCTGTTATTAATTATGAGGAAAGAATGGCTAGAAATAAGTATCCTGAGTTGTTCGCAAGTCTTAACTCTTGTGGCACCGGAAGTAATTGTCTTCTCGTTGAGACGAACGATTATGACGTGGATATTGTAGAGCGTAGACGAGCAAAACTATTATCTTTTCCGAAACCTCCATCGTCAAGCGATGGTGCTAATAGTCTTCGGGTTGATGGAAGTGCTTTTGTTGGAAATGGTGGAGAACTGAACCAAGTTCAAACACATTTGAACAATGTGAATGTGTCTCCAATGAATAATCTTGATGAAAATGGTGCTAATAAGAGAAAAGCTAAAGAGCTTGATGAAAATCATGAGGGTTATAGTTCTATTAATCCTCAATTCCAATACCGGAATCATGGAGGTTCTGCTGTTAACAATTCACCACCCTCCTCCAATGTTTCTGTTATGCTACCTTTTGAGGTTTCTCACAAGAGAAAATGTGATCTTGGTAAGAGAAGTGCTTCTACTAGCACTACTCATAATTATGAGATTTTCTCTTTGCAAGAAGATAAGAATGCAAGCAACAATCACCATTTTGCAAGCAACAACAACAATCGCTTCCAAATGTTTGGAGTTGGATGCTCGAAAAATCGTCAGATTGTCAAAAATGACAAACCTGCTGCTGCAGCACCTCTTGATCAAAATGTGAAACCTGCTGTTGCAAATCAGATCAACCATCATAGAG GTAATAATTACTCAGAAGGAGAAGATGTTTCTGATTTGATGGACATCATTAACTCAGGTCTTGAGATGAAGAACACCACCATGAATGTTATGTCAGCTGTCAACATGAATCCTCCTACACATGCTGTCAACCAAAGCTTTGAGCCTCAAATGTACCCTGCAAGTGTTGAGCAGAAGAGAAACAACAAGAGGAATAACAGTTCAATGCCTGTTATGAACATGATTCCAACTCCTGGATTTAACCAAACCATGCAGTCTCAAATGGACAACAATTTCTATGGTCAGCAAGGGGGTGCAAATAGCAACTTTAACTACAAAGTTCCTATGAATGATGAAGTAGCCAATGTTCCAATGCATGCAAATGTCTccacaacaacagcaacaacagcctTTGATTCTCAATCGGATGATGATGCTTATGACAGCTATGACTTCATTGATTCTCCTATTGTAGGAACACCAAATTATGATTTATCTATGCTCTTTCATAAGTGA